From Lepisosteus oculatus isolate fLepOcu1 chromosome 8, fLepOcu1.hap2, whole genome shotgun sequence, one genomic window encodes:
- the glra4a gene encoding glycine receptor, alpha 4a produces MLSQVFRILCILSFCFFQGSFIRPGSCKEEIKSASRAAPKPMSPSDFLDKLMGRTSGYDARIRPNFKGPPVNVTCNIFINSFGSVTETTMDYRLNVFLRQQWSDPRLAYSEYPDDSLDLDPSMLDSIWKPDLFFANEKGANFHEVTTDNKLLRIFKNGNVLYSIRLTLTLSCPMDLKNFPMDIQTCTMQLESFGYTMNDLIFEWLDEGPVQVAEGLTLPQFLLKDEKDLGYCTKYYNTGKFTCIEVKFHLERQMGYYLIQMYIPSLLIVILSWVSFWINMDAAPARVGLGITTVLTMTTQSSGSRASLPKVSYVKAIDIWMAVCLLFVFAALLEYAAVNFVSRQHKEFIRLRKRQRRQRIEEELVRESRGFYFRGYGLGHCLQMKDTAAVEGATVFTPPPPPAPLQDAESIRKRFVDRAKRIDTVSRAAFPLSFLIFNIFYWITYKVLRHEDIHQAL; encoded by the exons GCCTGGATCCTGCAAGGAGGAGATCAAGTCAGCCAGCAGGGCAGCCCCCAAGCCCATGTCCCCATCTGACTTTCTGGATAAGCTCATGGGGAGAACCTCTGGATACGATGCCCGCATCAGGCCCAACTTCAAAG GTCCACCTGTGAATGTCACCTGCAACATATTCATCAACAGCTTCGGGTCTGTCACAGAAACCACAATG GACTACAGACTGAACGTTTTCCTGAGGCAGCAGTGGAGCGACCCCCGGCTGGCGTACAGTGAGTACCCCGACGActccctggacctcgacccctcCATGCTGGACTCCATCTGGAAGCCCGACCTGTTCTTCGCCAACGAGAAGGGGGCCAACTTTCACGAGGTCACCACGGACAACAAGCTGCTGCGCATCTTTAAGAACGGCAACGTGCTGTACAGCATCAG GCTGACTCTGACCCTTTCCTGCCCTATGGACTTGAAGAATTTCCCAATGGATATTCAGACATGTACCATGCAGCTTGAAAGCT TTGGCTACACCATGAATGACCTCATTTTTGAGTGGCTCGATGAGGGCCCAGTGCAGGTGGCCGAGGGACTCACGTTGCCCcagtttctgctgaaagacGAGAAGGACCTGGGCTACTGTACCAAATACTACAACACAG GGAAGTTCACCTGCATTGAGGTGAAGTTCCACCTGGAGCGGCAGATGGGTTACTACCTGATCCAGATGTACATCCCCAGCCTGCTGATTGTCATCCTGTCCTGGGTCTCCTTCTGGATCAACATGGACGCAGCTCCAGCCAGGGTTGGCCTGGGCATCACCACTGTGCTCACTATGACCACCCAGAGCTCAGGATCTCGGGCTTCCCTGCCCAAG GTGTCGTACGTGAAGGCCATCGATATCTGGATGGCCGTATGCCTGCTCTTCGTGTTTGCGGCTCTCCTGGAGTATGCAGCGGTCAACTTTGTGTCACGGCAGCACAAAGAGTTCATCAGGCTGAGAAAGAGGCAGCGCCGACAGAGGATA GAGGAGGAGCTGGTCCGTGAAAGCAGGGGGTTTTATTTTCGTGGGTACGGACTGGGACACTGCCTGCAGATGAAGGACACGGCCGCGGTCGAGGGGGCCACAGTCTTCACCCCCCCGCCGCCCCCGGCACCGCTGCAGGACGCCGAGTCTATCCGCAAGAGGTTCGTGGACCGGGCCAAGCGGATCGACACCGTTTCCAGGGCCGCCTTCCCCCTGTCTTTCCTCATTTTCAACATCTTCTACTGGATCACCTACAAAGTGTTGCGCCATGAAGACATCCACCAGGCCTTGTAG